A single Drosophila miranda strain MSH22 chromosome XR, D.miranda_PacBio2.1, whole genome shotgun sequence DNA region contains:
- the LOC108150964 gene encoding uncharacterized protein LOC108150964 has product MDQKSPSPGRNVTASAASQLLSESQVEMRRSQRLIDKESRCKRKTKSLENAGSPQLFDETDDEWSQPLCQLLPLTQIVHQEEPVAIKRRSSSVSVKHVVPLKRRKGRPPAKRTTKNAKNSISFYQELHKSQSEVLKSATQWELGEYREQLQRPANSAQDSLQELQQQRPSSQVVHLKKKCRSLHSSNNNENNPLKQLNGQIASQGKAGQGTSFFKQDQRPVTSECFGETYEEQTKEQVIPLKRRKSRAQSKQTQPEVMQEQCLSTASSIEDSCLSSSQLQLLAKSYKEYSQRICEQQEDRKTSTAYVEKKVPPLDIPLKPPSEGSSTQGKPKQSSTFKRYETKYQKQSPSKLPPKYPAHFVHQLPPLGGGDRSYMHMRPRAAPAAQLREMCPTPELTPVAEPQKAPLTTFDDLSPPNPGSESSGTLSLSDSIGEIFGTKNISRILNVECPRQYILIEDHLPAMAMMLNVELVRLRAVLDLTQRLTHEQILNWPLKLEKPTND; this is encoded by the coding sequence atggATCAAAAATCACCATCGCCTGGTCGGAATGTAACAGCGTCTGCAGCTTCTCAGCTTCTATCCGAATCGCAAGTAGAAATGCGCAGATCGCAAAGACTGATTGATAAGGAAAGCCGCTgtaaaagaaaaacgaaatcTTTAGAAAATGCTGGCTCCCCGCAACTGTTCGACGAAACAGATGATGAATGGAGTCAACCACTTTGCCAGCTTCTGCCGTTGACTCAAATTGTGCACCAGGAAGAACCAGTGGCGATCAAACGGCGATCAAGTTCCGTGTCTGTGAAGCATGTTGTTCCCTTAAAGCGCCGCAAGGGCCGGCCACCGGCAAAAAGAACAACGAAAAATGCCAAGAATAGCATTAGCTTCTACCAAGAACTACACAAGAGCCAATCAGAAGTGCTGAAGTCAGCTACACAGTGGGAGCTAGGCGAGTATCGAGAGCAGCTTCAGCGTCCTGCTAATTCGGCGCAAGACTCACTTcaggagctgcagcagcagaggccTTCATCTCAAGTTGTGCACTTAAAGAAAAAATGTCGATCTTTGCATTCTTCGAATAACAACGAGAATAACCCTTTAAAGCAGCTGAATGGCCAGATTGCATCTCAAGGCAAGGCAGGACAAGGCACTTCTTTTTTCAAGCAGGATCAGCGTCCTGTGACTTCAGAGTGTTTTGGAGAAACATATGAAGAACAAACTAAGGAGCAGGTTATTCCCTTAAAGAGGCGCAAGAGCCGAGCACAATCCAAGCAAACGCAACCAGAAGTGATGCAGGAACAGTGTCTCTCGACTGCATCATCTATTGAAGACAGTTGTTTGTCGAGTAGTCAACTGCAACTGCTGGCCAAATCATACAAGGAATATAGTCAACGGATTTGCGAGCAGCAGGAAGACAGGAAGACCTCCACTGCTTATGTTGAAAAGAAAGTTCCACCACTTGATATCCCTTTAAAGCCGCCGAGCGAAGGATCCTCAACGCAAGGCAAACCAAAACAGTCATCCACTTTTAAACGATATGAGACAAAGTATCAGAAGCAGTCTCCCTCGAAGCTGCCGCCCAAGTATCCAGCACATTTTGTACACCAGCTGCCACCTCTGGGAGGGGGAGACAGGAGCTACATGCACATGCGACCCAGAGCGGCTCCAGCGGCCCAGCTGCGTGAAATGTGCCCCACACCAGAGCTCACTCCCGTGGCAGAGCCGCAGAAGGCACCTCTGACGACCTTTGACGACCTCTCGCCACCCAATCCAGGCTCGGAGAGCTCTGGCACGCTCTCCCTGAGTGACTCCATCGGCGAGATATTTGGCACCAAGAACATCAGCCGCATTCTGAACGTCGAGTGCCCGCGTCAGTATATCCTCATCGAGGATCACCTGCCGGCCATGGCCATGATGCTGAATGTGGAGCTGGTGCGCCTTCGAGCAGTCCTCGACCTAACACAGCGCCTGACGCACGAGCAGATACTAAATTGGCCACTGAAACTGGAGAAGCCAACCAATGATTGA